Proteins from a genomic interval of Chanodichthys erythropterus isolate Z2021 chromosome 8, ASM2448905v1, whole genome shotgun sequence:
- the fam3c gene encoding protein FAM3C isoform X2: protein MMRAGGILKLAVLVSVLFLAVFLAFELLQSNMNLNMGKVFARYANAEIVRKTGELTKTDSFDMWSGDVNLLIKFLKEIEDGSIVMMATFDDPATKLNEEARNLIADLGSSSIGILGFRDNWVFVGGKGIKTKSPFEQHIKNNAETNKYEGWPEVLEMEGCIPIKHE from the exons ATGATGCGAGCAGGAG gaaTTTTGAAACTTGCTGTGCtggtttctgttttgtttttggctgTGTTCCTGGCCTTTGAGCTATTACAGAGTAATATGAATCTTAATATGGGGAAAGTCTTTG CACGATATGCAAATGCAGAGATCGTCC GGAAGACTGGCGAGCTGACCAAGACTGATTCCTTTGACATGTGGTCTGGAG ATGTGAACCTGCTCATCAAATTCTTGAAGGAAATAGAAGATGGAAGCATTGTCATGATGGCCACTTTTGATGATCCTGCAACAAA GCTGAATGAAGAGGCCAGAAATCTGATAGCAGATTTGGGCAGCTCGAGCATCGGCATATTGGGCTTCAGAGATAACTGGGTGTTTGTTGGAGGCAAAGGGATCAAAACAAAGAGCCCCTTTGAGCAG CACATCAAGAACAATGCAGAGACCAACAAATATGAAGGCTGGCCAGAAGTTTTGGAGATGGAAGGATGCATTCCTATAAAACACGAGTGA
- the ppp6r2a gene encoding serine/threonine-protein phosphatase 6 regulatory subunit 2a isoform X2, whose protein sequence is MTKKPVLPAAAATATIMFWKFDLNNTSHIDQLLDREGVTLRELMEEEDVLQECKAQNRKLLLFLSKDQCMQELVTLITEEPPTDLEEKTRFKFPNIACELLTSDVALINDKLGGDESLLEKLYHFLEQEPPLNPLLASFFSKTIGNLIARKTDQVISFLRKKHNFISLVLNHIDASAMMDLLLRLISCVEPAPLRMEVLNWLNEERLIQRLTELMHTGRDEERQSNASQTLCDIIRLSRDQANQLSEVTDPDPLLAVLESQENVAELLKNMFEGERTEASVVNGTQVLLTLLESRRLEGLMDLYSQGCERSYTVNSSILRAIEPHLKDFQQLLLNPPMRSAILTTVGVLEQPLGSARLHVARLVASLLQTCDLSICQEICKLNTMDLLLDLFFKYTWNNFLHLQVELCVASILNHSAHTDLQNPGLQNHEERPATGTGSQAEEGTPSQNSSSDSANTPIQDALVANLFQHCRLVQRILDAWEENDKTQAEGGRRRGNMGHLTRIANTVVQNLEKGLAHSQINDLIKELPEDCRGRWESFVGETLRETNRRNTVDLVSTHNLHSSSEDDDMESPFPNDLSIQQAFSDYQIQQMTANFVDQFGFNDEEFSEHDENINAAFDRIAEINFNIDADDHSANAAAFEACCKERIQQFDDCEEEEDIWDEKEINYATQIKSRSRFGVSLSSDNSPKSTVRNGGGGRGSASEEEDVEEEASPQQSTAAQTQNSGWAASFGETEVSSSGAWGGSPQQGNERSQDTGWATFTEFQPFSSTESSNTEGPQQGQGKDLAGSGSATGDWEGSPGQKAPLVASDSSSSGGSDSEEDPGENKAEGSPKTPVNKATAPSSEVPTDAMEKLSITDSSESSAPTEESDATTVTETRVEAPTSAEVMPNGPV, encoded by the exons atgactaaaaa GCCTGTGCTTCCTGCTGCAGCTGCCACCGCCACCATCATGTTCTGGAAATTTGACCTGAACAACACCTCCCATATCGACCAGCTGCTGGATCGAGAGGGCGTGACTCTGAGGGAGTTGATGGAAGAGGAGGATGTCCTGCAGGAGTGCAAAGCACAGAACCGCAAGCTCCTTCTCTTCCTCTCCAAGGATCAATGTATGCAGGAGCTGGTCACCCTCATCACGGAGGAGCCCCCTACTGATCTGGAGGAGAAAACTCGCTTTAA GTTTCCAAACATTGCCTGTGAGCTCCTGACCTCTGATGTGGCTCTTATCAATGATAAGCTGGGTGGAGATGAATCCCTTTTGGAGAAGCTCTACCACTTTTTGGAGCAGGAGCCACCCCTTAATCCCCTACTGGCCTCCTTCTTCAGCAAAACCATCGGCAACTTGATTGCACGTAAAACAGACCAG GTAATCTCTTTCCTAAGgaaaaaacacaactttatcAGTCTGGTGCTGAATCACATTGATGCCTCGGCCATGATGGACCTATTGCTGCGCCTCATCAGCTGTGTAGAGCCTGCCCCTTTGAGGATGGAGGTCCTCAAT tggcTGAATGAGGAGAGACTCATCCAGAGACTCACAGAGCTCATGCACACAGGGAGAGATGAAGAG AGACAATCTAATGCATCCCAGACTCTTTGTGACATCATACGACTCAGTCGAGACCAGGCCAATCAGCTGTCAGAGGTCACAGATCCAGACCCCTTACTCGCTGTCCTGGAGTC ACAAGAGAATGTTGCAGAGCTTTTGAAGAACATGTTTGAAGGGGAAAGGACCGAAGCGTCTGTCGTCAATGGAACGCAAGTGCTTCTTACGTTACTGGAGTCACGAAG GCTGGAGGGTCTGATGGACCTGTATTCTCAGGGATGTGAAAGGTCTTACACTGTCAACAGCAGTATTTTACGTGCTATTGAGCCTCATCTAAAGGACTTCCAGCAGCTCCTACTGAACCCTCCTATG AGAAGTGCAATACTCACTACAGTGGGCGTTCTGGAGCAGCCCCTGGGGAGCGCCCGCCTTCATGTGGCCAGACTGGTAGCTTCTTTGCTGCAGACTTGCGACCTCAGCATCTGCCAAGAGATCTGCAAACTCAACACCATGGACCTGCTGTTG GATTTATTCTTTAAATACACCTGGAATAATTTCTTGCACTTGCAAGTGGAGCTGTGTGTGGCATCCATCCTGAACCACTCAGCCCACACGGACCTCCAGAACCCAGGTCTGCAGAACCACGAGGAGAGACCAGCTACTGGCACAGGCAGCCAGGCGGAGGAGGGAACGCCTAGCCAGAACAGCAGCTCAGATTCAGCAAACACACCAATTCAAGATGCACTTGTTGCCAAT CTCTTCCAGCATTGTCGGCTAGTGCAAAGGATTCTGGATGCTTGGGAGGAAAATGACAAAACCCA GGCTGAAGGGGGCAGACGGAGGGGAAATATGGGTCACCTGACAAGAATTGCAAACACTGTGGTTCAAAACCTGGAGAAAGGGCTGGCTCACTCTCAAATTAATGACCTAATTAAAG AGCTGCCAGAGGACTGCAGAGGCCGCTGGGAGAGTTTTGTGGGTGAGACTCTAAGAGAAACCAACAGGAGAAATACAGTGGATTTG GTGAGCACTCACAACTTACACTCATCTAGTGAAGATGATGACATGGAGAGCCCCTTCCCCAATGATCTGTCCATCCAACAG GCGTTCTCTGATTACCAGATTCAGCAGATGACCGCCAACTTTGTGGATCAGTTTGGTTTTAATGATGAAGAGTTCAGTGAACATGATGAAAATATCAA TGCTGCATTCGATCGGATTGCTGAAATTAACTTTAATATAGATGCAGATGATCATAGT GCCAATGCTGCAGCTTTTGAGGCGTGTTGTAAAGAAAGAATCCAGCAGTTCGATGACTGTGAGGAAGAGGAGGATATTTGGGATGAAAAAGAAATTAACTATGCAACACAAATCAAATCCAGATCGAG GTTTGGGGTGTCTCTTTCTTCAGATAATTCACCCAAGAGTACCGTAAGGAATGGGGGTGGAGGCCGCGGGTCGGCCTCTGAGGAAGAGGATGTTGAGGAAGAGGCCAGTCCTCAGCAGTCTACAGCAGCTCAGACTCAGA ACTCAGGCTGGGCAGCGAGTTTTGGTGAGACAGAGGTGAGCTCCTCTGGTGCTTGGGGTGGCTCCCCTCAGCAGGGCAATGAGCGTTCGCAGGACACAGGCTGGGCCACCTTCACTGAATTCCAGCCTTTCAGCAG CACAGAGTCCAGCAACACTGAGGGACCTCAACAGGGCCAAGGGAAGGACT tggCCGGCAGTGGTTCAGCTACTGGAGACTGGGAAGGAAGTCCTGGGCAAAAAGCCCCTCTGGTGGCCTCAGACAGCAGCTCGTCTGGAGGCTCAGACAGCGAAGAGGACCCTGGGGAAAATAAGGCAGAGGGGTCCCCTAAAACACCTGTCAACAAGGCAACAGCACCTTCGAG CGAGGTGCCTACTGATGCTATGGAGAAGCTCAGCATCACCGACAGTAGTGAGTCTTCAGCGCCTACAGAAGAGTCAGACGCCACCACTGTGACGGAGACGAG AGTCGAGGCACCCACTTCCGCTGAGGTTATGCCTAATGGACCGGTCTGA
- the ppp6r2a gene encoding serine/threonine-protein phosphatase 6 regulatory subunit 2a isoform X1: MTKKPVLPAAAATATIMFWKFDLNNTSHIDQLLDREGVTLRELMEEEDVLQECKAQNRKLLLFLSKDQCMQELVTLITEEPPTDLEEKTRFKFPNIACELLTSDVALINDKLGGDESLLEKLYHFLEQEPPLNPLLASFFSKTIGNLIARKTDQVISFLRKKHNFISLVLNHIDASAMMDLLLRLISCVEPAPLRMEVLNWLNEERLIQRLTELMHTGRDEERQSNASQTLCDIIRLSRDQANQLSEVTDPDPLLAVLESQENVAELLKNMFEGERTEASVVNGTQVLLTLLESRRSGLEGLMDLYSQGCERSYTVNSSILRAIEPHLKDFQQLLLNPPMRSAILTTVGVLEQPLGSARLHVARLVASLLQTCDLSICQEICKLNTMDLLLDLFFKYTWNNFLHLQVELCVASILNHSAHTDLQNPGLQNHEERPATGTGSQAEEGTPSQNSSSDSANTPIQDALVANLFQHCRLVQRILDAWEENDKTQAEGGRRRGNMGHLTRIANTVVQNLEKGLAHSQINDLIKELPEDCRGRWESFVGETLRETNRRNTVDLVSTHNLHSSSEDDDMESPFPNDLSIQQAFSDYQIQQMTANFVDQFGFNDEEFSEHDENINAAFDRIAEINFNIDADDHSANAAAFEACCKERIQQFDDCEEEEDIWDEKEINYATQIKSRSRFGVSLSSDNSPKSTVRNGGGGRGSASEEEDVEEEASPQQSTAAQTQNSGWAASFGETEVSSSGAWGGSPQQGNERSQDTGWATFTEFQPFSSTESSNTEGPQQGQGKDLAGSGSATGDWEGSPGQKAPLVASDSSSSGGSDSEEDPGENKAEGSPKTPVNKATAPSSEVPTDAMEKLSITDSSESSAPTEESDATTVTETRVEAPTSAEVMPNGPV; encoded by the exons atgactaaaaa GCCTGTGCTTCCTGCTGCAGCTGCCACCGCCACCATCATGTTCTGGAAATTTGACCTGAACAACACCTCCCATATCGACCAGCTGCTGGATCGAGAGGGCGTGACTCTGAGGGAGTTGATGGAAGAGGAGGATGTCCTGCAGGAGTGCAAAGCACAGAACCGCAAGCTCCTTCTCTTCCTCTCCAAGGATCAATGTATGCAGGAGCTGGTCACCCTCATCACGGAGGAGCCCCCTACTGATCTGGAGGAGAAAACTCGCTTTAA GTTTCCAAACATTGCCTGTGAGCTCCTGACCTCTGATGTGGCTCTTATCAATGATAAGCTGGGTGGAGATGAATCCCTTTTGGAGAAGCTCTACCACTTTTTGGAGCAGGAGCCACCCCTTAATCCCCTACTGGCCTCCTTCTTCAGCAAAACCATCGGCAACTTGATTGCACGTAAAACAGACCAG GTAATCTCTTTCCTAAGgaaaaaacacaactttatcAGTCTGGTGCTGAATCACATTGATGCCTCGGCCATGATGGACCTATTGCTGCGCCTCATCAGCTGTGTAGAGCCTGCCCCTTTGAGGATGGAGGTCCTCAAT tggcTGAATGAGGAGAGACTCATCCAGAGACTCACAGAGCTCATGCACACAGGGAGAGATGAAGAG AGACAATCTAATGCATCCCAGACTCTTTGTGACATCATACGACTCAGTCGAGACCAGGCCAATCAGCTGTCAGAGGTCACAGATCCAGACCCCTTACTCGCTGTCCTGGAGTC ACAAGAGAATGTTGCAGAGCTTTTGAAGAACATGTTTGAAGGGGAAAGGACCGAAGCGTCTGTCGTCAATGGAACGCAAGTGCTTCTTACGTTACTGGAGTCACGAAGGTCAGG GCTGGAGGGTCTGATGGACCTGTATTCTCAGGGATGTGAAAGGTCTTACACTGTCAACAGCAGTATTTTACGTGCTATTGAGCCTCATCTAAAGGACTTCCAGCAGCTCCTACTGAACCCTCCTATG AGAAGTGCAATACTCACTACAGTGGGCGTTCTGGAGCAGCCCCTGGGGAGCGCCCGCCTTCATGTGGCCAGACTGGTAGCTTCTTTGCTGCAGACTTGCGACCTCAGCATCTGCCAAGAGATCTGCAAACTCAACACCATGGACCTGCTGTTG GATTTATTCTTTAAATACACCTGGAATAATTTCTTGCACTTGCAAGTGGAGCTGTGTGTGGCATCCATCCTGAACCACTCAGCCCACACGGACCTCCAGAACCCAGGTCTGCAGAACCACGAGGAGAGACCAGCTACTGGCACAGGCAGCCAGGCGGAGGAGGGAACGCCTAGCCAGAACAGCAGCTCAGATTCAGCAAACACACCAATTCAAGATGCACTTGTTGCCAAT CTCTTCCAGCATTGTCGGCTAGTGCAAAGGATTCTGGATGCTTGGGAGGAAAATGACAAAACCCA GGCTGAAGGGGGCAGACGGAGGGGAAATATGGGTCACCTGACAAGAATTGCAAACACTGTGGTTCAAAACCTGGAGAAAGGGCTGGCTCACTCTCAAATTAATGACCTAATTAAAG AGCTGCCAGAGGACTGCAGAGGCCGCTGGGAGAGTTTTGTGGGTGAGACTCTAAGAGAAACCAACAGGAGAAATACAGTGGATTTG GTGAGCACTCACAACTTACACTCATCTAGTGAAGATGATGACATGGAGAGCCCCTTCCCCAATGATCTGTCCATCCAACAG GCGTTCTCTGATTACCAGATTCAGCAGATGACCGCCAACTTTGTGGATCAGTTTGGTTTTAATGATGAAGAGTTCAGTGAACATGATGAAAATATCAA TGCTGCATTCGATCGGATTGCTGAAATTAACTTTAATATAGATGCAGATGATCATAGT GCCAATGCTGCAGCTTTTGAGGCGTGTTGTAAAGAAAGAATCCAGCAGTTCGATGACTGTGAGGAAGAGGAGGATATTTGGGATGAAAAAGAAATTAACTATGCAACACAAATCAAATCCAGATCGAG GTTTGGGGTGTCTCTTTCTTCAGATAATTCACCCAAGAGTACCGTAAGGAATGGGGGTGGAGGCCGCGGGTCGGCCTCTGAGGAAGAGGATGTTGAGGAAGAGGCCAGTCCTCAGCAGTCTACAGCAGCTCAGACTCAGA ACTCAGGCTGGGCAGCGAGTTTTGGTGAGACAGAGGTGAGCTCCTCTGGTGCTTGGGGTGGCTCCCCTCAGCAGGGCAATGAGCGTTCGCAGGACACAGGCTGGGCCACCTTCACTGAATTCCAGCCTTTCAGCAG CACAGAGTCCAGCAACACTGAGGGACCTCAACAGGGCCAAGGGAAGGACT tggCCGGCAGTGGTTCAGCTACTGGAGACTGGGAAGGAAGTCCTGGGCAAAAAGCCCCTCTGGTGGCCTCAGACAGCAGCTCGTCTGGAGGCTCAGACAGCGAAGAGGACCCTGGGGAAAATAAGGCAGAGGGGTCCCCTAAAACACCTGTCAACAAGGCAACAGCACCTTCGAG CGAGGTGCCTACTGATGCTATGGAGAAGCTCAGCATCACCGACAGTAGTGAGTCTTCAGCGCCTACAGAAGAGTCAGACGCCACCACTGTGACGGAGACGAG AGTCGAGGCACCCACTTCCGCTGAGGTTATGCCTAATGGACCGGTCTGA
- the fam3c gene encoding protein FAM3C isoform X1 encodes MMRAGGILKLAVLVSVLFLAVFLAFELLQSNMNLNMGKVFARYANAEIVPTRPPRHKCGLSKSCPEDHYAFKITSGAASVVGPKICFQDNVLMSGVKNNVGRGINIALLNGKTGELTKTDSFDMWSGDVNLLIKFLKEIEDGSIVMMATFDDPATKLNEEARNLIADLGSSSIGILGFRDNWVFVGGKGIKTKSPFEQHIKNNAETNKYEGWPEVLEMEGCIPIKHE; translated from the exons ATGATGCGAGCAGGAG gaaTTTTGAAACTTGCTGTGCtggtttctgttttgtttttggctgTGTTCCTGGCCTTTGAGCTATTACAGAGTAATATGAATCTTAATATGGGGAAAGTCTTTG CACGATATGCAAATGCAGAGATCGTCC CAACCAGGCCACCGCGCCACAAATGCGGCCTTTCTAAATCATGTCCTGAGGACCATTATGCCTTTAAGATCACCAGTGGAGCAGCCAGTGTAGTCGGTCCGAAAATATGTTTTCAGGATAATGT ATTAATGAGCGGAGTAAAGAACAACGTTGGACGTGGTATAAACATCGCATTGCTCAACG GGAAGACTGGCGAGCTGACCAAGACTGATTCCTTTGACATGTGGTCTGGAG ATGTGAACCTGCTCATCAAATTCTTGAAGGAAATAGAAGATGGAAGCATTGTCATGATGGCCACTTTTGATGATCCTGCAACAAA GCTGAATGAAGAGGCCAGAAATCTGATAGCAGATTTGGGCAGCTCGAGCATCGGCATATTGGGCTTCAGAGATAACTGGGTGTTTGTTGGAGGCAAAGGGATCAAAACAAAGAGCCCCTTTGAGCAG CACATCAAGAACAATGCAGAGACCAACAAATATGAAGGCTGGCCAGAAGTTTTGGAGATGGAAGGATGCATTCCTATAAAACACGAGTGA
- the ppp6r2a gene encoding serine/threonine-protein phosphatase 6 regulatory subunit 2a isoform X3 — protein sequence MFWKFDLNNTSHIDQLLDREGVTLRELMEEEDVLQECKAQNRKLLLFLSKDQCMQELVTLITEEPPTDLEEKTRFKFPNIACELLTSDVALINDKLGGDESLLEKLYHFLEQEPPLNPLLASFFSKTIGNLIARKTDQVISFLRKKHNFISLVLNHIDASAMMDLLLRLISCVEPAPLRMEVLNWLNEERLIQRLTELMHTGRDEERQSNASQTLCDIIRLSRDQANQLSEVTDPDPLLAVLESQENVAELLKNMFEGERTEASVVNGTQVLLTLLESRRSGLEGLMDLYSQGCERSYTVNSSILRAIEPHLKDFQQLLLNPPMRSAILTTVGVLEQPLGSARLHVARLVASLLQTCDLSICQEICKLNTMDLLLDLFFKYTWNNFLHLQVELCVASILNHSAHTDLQNPGLQNHEERPATGTGSQAEEGTPSQNSSSDSANTPIQDALVANLFQHCRLVQRILDAWEENDKTQAEGGRRRGNMGHLTRIANTVVQNLEKGLAHSQINDLIKELPEDCRGRWESFVGETLRETNRRNTVDLVSTHNLHSSSEDDDMESPFPNDLSIQQAFSDYQIQQMTANFVDQFGFNDEEFSEHDENINAAFDRIAEINFNIDADDHSANAAAFEACCKERIQQFDDCEEEEDIWDEKEINYATQIKSRSRFGVSLSSDNSPKSTVRNGGGGRGSASEEEDVEEEASPQQSTAAQTQNSGWAASFGETEVSSSGAWGGSPQQGNERSQDTGWATFTEFQPFSSTESSNTEGPQQGQGKDLAGSGSATGDWEGSPGQKAPLVASDSSSSGGSDSEEDPGENKAEGSPKTPVNKATAPSSEVPTDAMEKLSITDSSESSAPTEESDATTVTETRVEAPTSAEVMPNGPV from the exons ATGTTCTGGAAATTTGACCTGAACAACACCTCCCATATCGACCAGCTGCTGGATCGAGAGGGCGTGACTCTGAGGGAGTTGATGGAAGAGGAGGATGTCCTGCAGGAGTGCAAAGCACAGAACCGCAAGCTCCTTCTCTTCCTCTCCAAGGATCAATGTATGCAGGAGCTGGTCACCCTCATCACGGAGGAGCCCCCTACTGATCTGGAGGAGAAAACTCGCTTTAA GTTTCCAAACATTGCCTGTGAGCTCCTGACCTCTGATGTGGCTCTTATCAATGATAAGCTGGGTGGAGATGAATCCCTTTTGGAGAAGCTCTACCACTTTTTGGAGCAGGAGCCACCCCTTAATCCCCTACTGGCCTCCTTCTTCAGCAAAACCATCGGCAACTTGATTGCACGTAAAACAGACCAG GTAATCTCTTTCCTAAGgaaaaaacacaactttatcAGTCTGGTGCTGAATCACATTGATGCCTCGGCCATGATGGACCTATTGCTGCGCCTCATCAGCTGTGTAGAGCCTGCCCCTTTGAGGATGGAGGTCCTCAAT tggcTGAATGAGGAGAGACTCATCCAGAGACTCACAGAGCTCATGCACACAGGGAGAGATGAAGAG AGACAATCTAATGCATCCCAGACTCTTTGTGACATCATACGACTCAGTCGAGACCAGGCCAATCAGCTGTCAGAGGTCACAGATCCAGACCCCTTACTCGCTGTCCTGGAGTC ACAAGAGAATGTTGCAGAGCTTTTGAAGAACATGTTTGAAGGGGAAAGGACCGAAGCGTCTGTCGTCAATGGAACGCAAGTGCTTCTTACGTTACTGGAGTCACGAAGGTCAGG GCTGGAGGGTCTGATGGACCTGTATTCTCAGGGATGTGAAAGGTCTTACACTGTCAACAGCAGTATTTTACGTGCTATTGAGCCTCATCTAAAGGACTTCCAGCAGCTCCTACTGAACCCTCCTATG AGAAGTGCAATACTCACTACAGTGGGCGTTCTGGAGCAGCCCCTGGGGAGCGCCCGCCTTCATGTGGCCAGACTGGTAGCTTCTTTGCTGCAGACTTGCGACCTCAGCATCTGCCAAGAGATCTGCAAACTCAACACCATGGACCTGCTGTTG GATTTATTCTTTAAATACACCTGGAATAATTTCTTGCACTTGCAAGTGGAGCTGTGTGTGGCATCCATCCTGAACCACTCAGCCCACACGGACCTCCAGAACCCAGGTCTGCAGAACCACGAGGAGAGACCAGCTACTGGCACAGGCAGCCAGGCGGAGGAGGGAACGCCTAGCCAGAACAGCAGCTCAGATTCAGCAAACACACCAATTCAAGATGCACTTGTTGCCAAT CTCTTCCAGCATTGTCGGCTAGTGCAAAGGATTCTGGATGCTTGGGAGGAAAATGACAAAACCCA GGCTGAAGGGGGCAGACGGAGGGGAAATATGGGTCACCTGACAAGAATTGCAAACACTGTGGTTCAAAACCTGGAGAAAGGGCTGGCTCACTCTCAAATTAATGACCTAATTAAAG AGCTGCCAGAGGACTGCAGAGGCCGCTGGGAGAGTTTTGTGGGTGAGACTCTAAGAGAAACCAACAGGAGAAATACAGTGGATTTG GTGAGCACTCACAACTTACACTCATCTAGTGAAGATGATGACATGGAGAGCCCCTTCCCCAATGATCTGTCCATCCAACAG GCGTTCTCTGATTACCAGATTCAGCAGATGACCGCCAACTTTGTGGATCAGTTTGGTTTTAATGATGAAGAGTTCAGTGAACATGATGAAAATATCAA TGCTGCATTCGATCGGATTGCTGAAATTAACTTTAATATAGATGCAGATGATCATAGT GCCAATGCTGCAGCTTTTGAGGCGTGTTGTAAAGAAAGAATCCAGCAGTTCGATGACTGTGAGGAAGAGGAGGATATTTGGGATGAAAAAGAAATTAACTATGCAACACAAATCAAATCCAGATCGAG GTTTGGGGTGTCTCTTTCTTCAGATAATTCACCCAAGAGTACCGTAAGGAATGGGGGTGGAGGCCGCGGGTCGGCCTCTGAGGAAGAGGATGTTGAGGAAGAGGCCAGTCCTCAGCAGTCTACAGCAGCTCAGACTCAGA ACTCAGGCTGGGCAGCGAGTTTTGGTGAGACAGAGGTGAGCTCCTCTGGTGCTTGGGGTGGCTCCCCTCAGCAGGGCAATGAGCGTTCGCAGGACACAGGCTGGGCCACCTTCACTGAATTCCAGCCTTTCAGCAG CACAGAGTCCAGCAACACTGAGGGACCTCAACAGGGCCAAGGGAAGGACT tggCCGGCAGTGGTTCAGCTACTGGAGACTGGGAAGGAAGTCCTGGGCAAAAAGCCCCTCTGGTGGCCTCAGACAGCAGCTCGTCTGGAGGCTCAGACAGCGAAGAGGACCCTGGGGAAAATAAGGCAGAGGGGTCCCCTAAAACACCTGTCAACAAGGCAACAGCACCTTCGAG CGAGGTGCCTACTGATGCTATGGAGAAGCTCAGCATCACCGACAGTAGTGAGTCTTCAGCGCCTACAGAAGAGTCAGACGCCACCACTGTGACGGAGACGAG AGTCGAGGCACCCACTTCCGCTGAGGTTATGCCTAATGGACCGGTCTGA